The proteins below are encoded in one region of Leucoraja erinacea ecotype New England unplaced genomic scaffold, Leri_hhj_1 Leri_67S, whole genome shotgun sequence:
- the LOC129694463 gene encoding antigen peptide transporter 1-like, producing the protein MALPVFLLSLAVLDVTISWVLSGALRQWWMGPLLQLWLWGVMRLAVLSVCLQPLVRMKGSWLAELWPAVATCCLLLPTYNSLALATGSTHAELLHAPLTTRLLLTYLATALGLVVAHRFLPQTEAQTPGQTPATASIARLLSCLRPDLKRFLLVAVFVVLSSAGEMAVPYYSGRLTDRVKSGEGETAFTSTILTMAAFSIGSAVMEFICDQTYNTTMTGIHTRIQGSVFRSVLHQDIKFFDTVHTGEITSRVTSDTNTMSESLTEQLSLLMWYLTRAVCLLLFMFSQSYRLSLCTLVLIPFIIILPEFVAQFYQGLTAEVQTSLAKANDVATETLSAMRTVRSFANEAGECERYKQRLEDTYRLNKKEAVLYAIYMWTSSLSGLLLKVCVLCYGGLLVAEGNVTSGGLVSFILYQMQFTSAVEALLRFYPQVKKAVGASEKVFEYMDLQPALALQGTLAPATLGSHIQFHNVTFAYPNQPDVAVLKVSWFVP; encoded by the exons ATGGCGTTGCCAGTGTTCCTGCTGTCACTGGCCGTGTTGGATGTGACCATCAGCTGGGTGTTGAGTGGGGCACTGCGGCAGTGGTGGATGGGGCCGCTGTTGCAGCTTTGGCTGTGGGGTGTGATGCGTCTGGCTGTGCTGTCTGTCTGCTTGCAGCCGCTGGTCCGTATGAAGGGCAGCTGGCTAGCCGAGCTGTGGCCGGCAGTGGCCACCTGCTGTCTGCTGCTGCCCACCTACAACAGCCTGGCACTGGCCACTGGCTCCACCCACGCTGAGCTCCTGCACGCCCCCCTCACCACCCGCCTGCTCCTCACCTACCTGGCCACTGCCCTGGGGCTGGTGGTGGCCCACCGCTTCCTGCCCCAGACGGAGGCTCAGACACCGGGCCAGACGCCTGCCACAGCCTCCATCGCCAGACTGCTGTCCTGTCTGCGGCCAGATCTCAAACGGTTCCTCCTCGTGGCCGTCTTCGTGGTCCTGTCCTCGGCTG GAGAGATGGCCGTACCCTACTATTCGGGCCGGCTCACCGACAGGGTGAAGAGTGGGGAAGGGGAGACGGCCTTCACCAGCACCATACTCACCATGGCCGCCTTCAGCATTGGAAG CGCTGTTATGGAGTTTATCTGCGACCAGACCTACAACACCACAATGACTGGGATTCACACCCGCATTCAGGGCTCCGTCTTCAGATCTGTGCTACACCAGGATATCAAATTTTTCGACACGGTCCACACAG GTGAGATCACGTCTCGCGTCACCTCGGACACCAACACGATGAGTGAGTCGCTGACGGAGCAACTGAGCCTGTTGATGTGGTACCTGACCAGGGCCGTGTGTTTGCTGCTCTTCATGTTCAGCCAGTCCTACCGGCTCTCCCTCTGCACCCTCGTACTCATCCCCTTCATCATCATCCTGCCGGAGTTTGTTGCACAGTTCTACCAG GGCCTGACGGCAGAGGTACAGACATCTCTGGCCAAGGCGAACGACGTGGCGACAGAGACGTTGTCGGCCATGCGGACGGTGCGCAGCTTCGCCAACGAGGCGGGCGAGTGCGAGCGGTACAAGCAGCGGCTGGAGGACACGTACCGCCTCAACAAGAAGGAGGCCGTGCTCTACGCCATCTACATGTGGACCAGCAGC CTGTCTGGGCTACTGCTGAAGGTGTGTGTGCTGTGCTATGGGGGGCTTCTGGTGGCCGAGGGCAACGTCACCAGCGGGGGTCTCGTCTCGTTCATCCTGTACCAGATGCAGTTCACCTCCGCCGtcgag GCCCTGCTCCGTTTCTACCCTCAAGTGAAGAAGGCAGTCGGTGCCTCGGAGAAGGTGTTTGAGTACATGGATCTCCAGCCTGCCCTGGCCCTTCAGGGAACTCTGGCCCCAGCGACACTGGGTTCTCACATCCAGTTCCACAACGTCACCTTCGCCTACCCCAACCAACCTGATGTTGCCGTGCTGAAGGTGAGCTGGTTCGTTCCCTAG